One stretch of Armigeres subalbatus isolate Guangzhou_Male chromosome 2, GZ_Asu_2, whole genome shotgun sequence DNA includes these proteins:
- the LOC134215780 gene encoding astacin-like isoform X1, whose amino-acid sequence MMGKGFIVTIFFTVSIAATVIGDYYTPSEEVGRRLSNYDPQVDKQFPFEYGLGTYYQGDIMLVPPANGRVSIPDTLTSYIWPNGTVPYEITGNFSNSELSTIQSAMNMFKRYTCVRFVKRTENDSLFVSIVNNNTGCYSYIGRQTNNQYNLINLQTPQCLMAVGTPVHEMMHALGFYHEFVRPDRDEYIRINRSALLPELQADNVFDTNFGKLRPEDGQTYNISYNYGSVMHYSRYAGAQSRKYPVLINKRPWVGDFGNDNGFATTDVLEINLRYKCSTTNISPSPGASWFG is encoded by the exons ATGATGGGTAAGGGATTTATTGTCACTATATTCTTTACAGTTTCAATCGCAGCTACAGTAATCGGGGATTATTACACACCCAGTGAGGAAGTTG GTCGTAGGCTGTCTAATTATGATCCACAGGTTGACAAACAGTTCCCTTTCGAGTATGGCCTGGGTACCTATTATCAAGGCGATATAATGCTCGTTCCGCCAGCAAACGGGCGCGTGTCCATTCCGGATACGTTGACTTCATATATATGGCCAAACGGAACAGTGCCATACGAAATTACTGGCAACTTTT CCAACTCTGAGTTAAGTACTATTCAATCTGCAATGAACATGTTCAAACGCTATACATGTGTCCGATTTGTCAAACGGACTGAGAATGATTCATTATTTGTCTCAATTGTTAACAATAATACGGGTTGTTATTCGTATATCGGAAGACAGACCAACAATCAGTATAATCTTATAAACCTCCAAACTCCGCAATGTTTAATGGCTGTCGGAACGCCAGTTCATGAAATGATGCATGCATTAGGTTTTTACCATGAATTTGTACGCCCAGATAGAGATGAATACATCCGTATCAACAGAAGTGCACTTCTACCAGAACTTCAAG CTGATAACGTGTTTGACACCAATTTTGGAAAGTTACGGCCTGAAGACGGTCAAACATATAATATTTCATACAATTATGGCAGCGTTATGCACTATTCTCGTTATGCTGGAGCACAGAGTCGAAAGTATCCAGTACTTATTAACAAG agACCATGGGTCggagattttggcaatgacaACGGTTTTGCTACAACTGATGTGTTGGAAATCAACCTGCGGTACAAATGTTCGACGACCAATATATCGCCAAGTCCTGGGGCATCTTGGTTTGGCTAA
- the LOC134215780 gene encoding high choriolytic enzyme 1-like isoform X2, which translates to MLVPPANGRVSIPDTLTSYIWPNGTVPYEITGNFSNSELSTIQSAMNMFKRYTCVRFVKRTENDSLFVSIVNNNTGCYSYIGRQTNNQYNLINLQTPQCLMAVGTPVHEMMHALGFYHEFVRPDRDEYIRINRSALLPELQADNVFDTNFGKLRPEDGQTYNISYNYGSVMHYSRYAGAQSRKYPVLINKRPWVGDFGNDNGFATTDVLEINLRYKCSTTNISPSPGASWFG; encoded by the exons ATGCTCGTTCCGCCAGCAAACGGGCGCGTGTCCATTCCGGATACGTTGACTTCATATATATGGCCAAACGGAACAGTGCCATACGAAATTACTGGCAACTTTT CCAACTCTGAGTTAAGTACTATTCAATCTGCAATGAACATGTTCAAACGCTATACATGTGTCCGATTTGTCAAACGGACTGAGAATGATTCATTATTTGTCTCAATTGTTAACAATAATACGGGTTGTTATTCGTATATCGGAAGACAGACCAACAATCAGTATAATCTTATAAACCTCCAAACTCCGCAATGTTTAATGGCTGTCGGAACGCCAGTTCATGAAATGATGCATGCATTAGGTTTTTACCATGAATTTGTACGCCCAGATAGAGATGAATACATCCGTATCAACAGAAGTGCACTTCTACCAGAACTTCAAG CTGATAACGTGTTTGACACCAATTTTGGAAAGTTACGGCCTGAAGACGGTCAAACATATAATATTTCATACAATTATGGCAGCGTTATGCACTATTCTCGTTATGCTGGAGCACAGAGTCGAAAGTATCCAGTACTTATTAACAAG agACCATGGGTCggagattttggcaatgacaACGGTTTTGCTACAACTGATGTGTTGGAAATCAACCTGCGGTACAAATGTTCGACGACCAATATATCGCCAAGTCCTGGGGCATCTTGGTTTGGCTAA